A genomic window from Betta splendens chromosome 17, fBetSpl5.4, whole genome shotgun sequence includes:
- the LOC114844875 gene encoding BMP/retinoic acid-inducible neural-specific protein 3-like isoform X2: MSCQRIGHRRLSLLWEGAALSLWLSCCWTPRTATSAAAAAAGPGDGGPDSLGWLLSDKGPFHQSLEFTEAAERYQQGFSTRYKIYREFGRWKVNSLAVEKRDAFGGSGGLALPLDPDFMQTIRQLGRRPTLQTITENVIKKYGTHLLLSATLGGEEALTIYVDKRKLVQESSASGADGRSPNATGAVTLEALHQLAASYFTDRESTLRRLHHLQIASTAIRVTETRTGPLGCSNYDNLDTVSSVLVHSPENKVQLQGLQVILPGYLQSRFIQAALNYIGCKSEGQFVCQNGDCWCECSVDYPQCNCPHSDLDTLQNSLLHLRDAWRLANQEFEESEEFQSFVGTLPTHYAVNTSVVEQLWRTDAGLLQRHRQLEAGANQLFAKARRAANKLFVLSKRCRKQPRVVAQRPRPLHFWLSYALSLLYCSENSQVGVYSEGSHSCSCPYKHPPCQGLIPCSVGDGSLCASCSNENRTRCSGCNPGFTLTQGACRPAVPDPTDPYLGMESDRDLQDLEMRYLLQRRDPRISLHAVFVSNDVRVNTWFDPSWRKRMLLTLKSNRVKSNRVHMLLGLALQFCLTRNSTLEPALSLFVNPFGGSHSESWTMPIGQHGYPDWERTKLDIPLDCYNWTLTLGNRWKSFFETVHFYLRSRIRDSVAVAGAGAGGSRNATVYYEPLEETEPPNNVGYMKVNSMQLFGYSVHFDPEAIQDLILQIDYPYTQGSQDSALLQLVELRHRVNRLSPPGGPHVDLFACLLRHRLKLSSTDVTRILSALQAFSGRQPNYVEYEANKLCS, from the exons ATGAGCTGCCAGAGGATCGGTCATAGGCGGCTGTCTCTGCTATGGGAGGGGGCGGCTCTCAGCCTctggctcagctgctgctggaccccCAGGACCGCCACctccgccgcggccgccgccgccggcccaGGCGACGGCGGCCCCGACTCCCTGGGCTGGCTGCTGTCCGATAAAGGACCCTTCCACCAGTCGCTGGAGTTCACGGAGGCTGCGGAGCGGTACCAGCAGGGCTTCAGCACCAGATACAAGATCTACAG GGAGTTCGGTCGATGGAAGGTCAACAGCCTGGCTGTGGAGAAACGGGACGCCTTCGGCGGCAGCGGTGGTCTGGCTCTGCCCCTCGACCCCGACTTCATGCAGACCATCCGCCAGCTGGGGAGGCGGCCGACCCTCCAGACCATCACAGAGAACGTGATCAAGAAGTACGGCACCCACCTCCTGCTCTCGGCCACTCTAGGAG GGGAGGAGGCGCTGACGATATACGTGGACAAACGGAAGCTCGTCCAGGAGTCGTCGGCCTCGGGCGCCGACGGCAGGAGCCCGAACGCGACGGGCGCGGTGACGCTGGAGGCGCTCCATCAGCTGGCCGCGTCCTACTTCACGGACAGGGAGAGCACCCTGCGCAGGCTGCACCACCTCCAAATCGCCTCCACGGCCATAAGG GTGACCGAAACCAGAACCGGGCCGCTCGGATGCAGCAACTACGACAACCTGGACACCGTCAGCTCCGTCCTGGTCCACAGTCCAGAAAACAAGGTTCAGCTACAAG GGCTCCAGGTGATCCTTCCAGGATACTTGCAGAGCCGCTTCATTCAGGCCGCCCTCAACTACATTGGCTGCAAGTCGGAGGGCCAGTTTGTCTGCCAGAACGGGGACTGCTGGTGTGAGTGCAGCGTGGACTACCCCCAGTGTAACTGCCCTCACTCGGACCTGGACACGCTGCAAAACAGCCTGTTGCACCTTCGAGATGCCTGGAGGCTGGCCAACCAGGAGTTCGAAGAGTCTG AGGAGTTCCAAAGCTTCGTGGGGACGCTGCCAACCCATTACGCTGTAAACACATCTGTCGTGGAGCAGTTGTGGAGGACGGACGCCGGCCTCCTCCAGCGCCACAGGCAGCTGGAGGCCGGCGCCAACCAGCTCTTCGCCAAAGCTCGCCGCGCCGCCAACAAGCTCTTCGTCCTCAGCAAGAGATGCAGGAAGCAGCCCAGAGTGGTGGCGCAAAGGCCGAG GCCTCTGCACTTCTGGCTGAGCTACGCCCTCTCGCTCCTGTACTGCTCCGAGAACAGCCAGGTGGGCGTGTACAGCGAGGGGAGCCACAGCTGCTCCTGCCCCTACAAGCACCCGCCCTGCCAGGGCCTCATCCCCTGCTCCGTGGGCGACGGCTCCCTCTGCGCCTCCTGCTCCAACGAGAACCGGACGCGGTGCTCCGGCTGCAACCCCGGCTTCACCCTGACCCAAGGGGCCTGCCGGCCCGCCGTGCCCGACCCCACCGACCCCTACCTGGGCATGGAGAGCGACCGGGACCTGCAGGACCTGGAGATGCGCTACCTCCTCCAGAGGCGCGACCCGCGCATCTCCCTGCACGCCGTCTTCGTGAGCAACGACGTGCGGGTGAACACCTGGTTCGACCCGTCCTGGAGGAAACGAATGCTGCTGACCCTCAAGAGCAACCGGGTGAAGTCCAACCGTGTCCACATGCTCCTCGGGCTCGCCCTTCAGTTCTGCCTCACCAGGAACAGCACTCTGGAGCCGGCCCTGTCTCTGTTTGTGAACCCCTTCGGCGGGAGCCATTCTGAAAGCTGGACCATGCCTATAGGCCAGCATGGGTACCCCGACTGGGAGCGGACCAAGCTGGACATCCCGTTGGACTGCTATAATTGGACGCTGACTCTAGGAAACAGATGGAAGAGCTTTTTCGAGACGGTTCATTTCTACCTGAGGAGTCGCATCAGGGACTCGGTGGCGGTGgcgggagcgggagcgggaggAAGCAGGAACGCCACCGTGTACTACGAGCCCCTGGAGGAGACGGAGCCGCCGAACAACGTCGGCTACATGAAAGTCAACAGCATGCAGCTGTTTGGATACAGCGTGCACTTTGACCCCGAGGCCATCCAGGACCTGATCCTGCAGATCGATTACCCGTACACTCAGGGATCGCAGGACTCggccctgctgcagctggtggagctgcgCCACAGGGTCAACCGCCTCTCGCCTCCAGGAGGCCCGCACGTGGACCTGTTCGCCTGCCTGCTTCGCCACAGGCTCAAACTGTCGAGCACGGACGTGACCAGGATACTCAGTGCCCTGCAGGCCTTCAGCGGCAGGCAACCCAACTATGTGGAGTACGAGGCAAACAAACTGTGTAGTTAG
- the LOC114844875 gene encoding BMP/retinoic acid-inducible neural-specific protein 3-like isoform X1: protein MSCQRIGHRRLSLLWEGAALSLWLSCCWTPRTATSAAAAAAGPGDGGPDSLGWLLSDKGPFHQSLEFTEAAERYQQGFSTRYKIYREFGRWKVNSLAVEKRDAFGGSGGLALPLDPDFMQTIRQLGRRPTLQTITENVIKKYGTHLLLSATLGGEEALTIYVDKRKLVQESSASGADGRSPNATGAVTLEALHQLAASYFTDRESTLRRLHHLQIASTAIRVTETRTGPLGCSNYDNLDTVSSVLVHSPENKVQLQGLQVILPGYLQSRFIQAALNYIGCKSEGQFVCQNGDCWCECSVDYPQCNCPHSDLDTLQNSLLHLRDAWRLANQEFEESEEFQSFVGTLPTHYAVNTSVVEQLWRTDAGLLQRHRQLEAGANQLFAKARRAANKLFVLSKRCRKQPRVVAQRPRIKVTGQNIPFTAHSTGAVITGTARLTQCCVSGRPLHFWLSYALSLLYCSENSQVGVYSEGSHSCSCPYKHPPCQGLIPCSVGDGSLCASCSNENRTRCSGCNPGFTLTQGACRPAVPDPTDPYLGMESDRDLQDLEMRYLLQRRDPRISLHAVFVSNDVRVNTWFDPSWRKRMLLTLKSNRVKSNRVHMLLGLALQFCLTRNSTLEPALSLFVNPFGGSHSESWTMPIGQHGYPDWERTKLDIPLDCYNWTLTLGNRWKSFFETVHFYLRSRIRDSVAVAGAGAGGSRNATVYYEPLEETEPPNNVGYMKVNSMQLFGYSVHFDPEAIQDLILQIDYPYTQGSQDSALLQLVELRHRVNRLSPPGGPHVDLFACLLRHRLKLSSTDVTRILSALQAFSGRQPNYVEYEANKLCS from the exons ATGAGCTGCCAGAGGATCGGTCATAGGCGGCTGTCTCTGCTATGGGAGGGGGCGGCTCTCAGCCTctggctcagctgctgctggaccccCAGGACCGCCACctccgccgcggccgccgccgccggcccaGGCGACGGCGGCCCCGACTCCCTGGGCTGGCTGCTGTCCGATAAAGGACCCTTCCACCAGTCGCTGGAGTTCACGGAGGCTGCGGAGCGGTACCAGCAGGGCTTCAGCACCAGATACAAGATCTACAG GGAGTTCGGTCGATGGAAGGTCAACAGCCTGGCTGTGGAGAAACGGGACGCCTTCGGCGGCAGCGGTGGTCTGGCTCTGCCCCTCGACCCCGACTTCATGCAGACCATCCGCCAGCTGGGGAGGCGGCCGACCCTCCAGACCATCACAGAGAACGTGATCAAGAAGTACGGCACCCACCTCCTGCTCTCGGCCACTCTAGGAG GGGAGGAGGCGCTGACGATATACGTGGACAAACGGAAGCTCGTCCAGGAGTCGTCGGCCTCGGGCGCCGACGGCAGGAGCCCGAACGCGACGGGCGCGGTGACGCTGGAGGCGCTCCATCAGCTGGCCGCGTCCTACTTCACGGACAGGGAGAGCACCCTGCGCAGGCTGCACCACCTCCAAATCGCCTCCACGGCCATAAGG GTGACCGAAACCAGAACCGGGCCGCTCGGATGCAGCAACTACGACAACCTGGACACCGTCAGCTCCGTCCTGGTCCACAGTCCAGAAAACAAGGTTCAGCTACAAG GGCTCCAGGTGATCCTTCCAGGATACTTGCAGAGCCGCTTCATTCAGGCCGCCCTCAACTACATTGGCTGCAAGTCGGAGGGCCAGTTTGTCTGCCAGAACGGGGACTGCTGGTGTGAGTGCAGCGTGGACTACCCCCAGTGTAACTGCCCTCACTCGGACCTGGACACGCTGCAAAACAGCCTGTTGCACCTTCGAGATGCCTGGAGGCTGGCCAACCAGGAGTTCGAAGAGTCTG AGGAGTTCCAAAGCTTCGTGGGGACGCTGCCAACCCATTACGCTGTAAACACATCTGTCGTGGAGCAGTTGTGGAGGACGGACGCCGGCCTCCTCCAGCGCCACAGGCAGCTGGAGGCCGGCGCCAACCAGCTCTTCGCCAAAGCTCGCCGCGCCGCCAACAAGCTCTTCGTCCTCAGCAAGAGATGCAGGAAGCAGCCCAGAGTGGTGGCGCAAAGGCCGAG GATTAAAGTCACCGGGCAAAACATTCCCTTCACCGCACATTCGACAGGAGCGGTAATAACAGGAACGGCGCGATTAACACAGTGTTGTGTCTCCGGCAGGCCTCTGCACTTCTGGCTGAGCTACGCCCTCTCGCTCCTGTACTGCTCCGAGAACAGCCAGGTGGGCGTGTACAGCGAGGGGAGCCACAGCTGCTCCTGCCCCTACAAGCACCCGCCCTGCCAGGGCCTCATCCCCTGCTCCGTGGGCGACGGCTCCCTCTGCGCCTCCTGCTCCAACGAGAACCGGACGCGGTGCTCCGGCTGCAACCCCGGCTTCACCCTGACCCAAGGGGCCTGCCGGCCCGCCGTGCCCGACCCCACCGACCCCTACCTGGGCATGGAGAGCGACCGGGACCTGCAGGACCTGGAGATGCGCTACCTCCTCCAGAGGCGCGACCCGCGCATCTCCCTGCACGCCGTCTTCGTGAGCAACGACGTGCGGGTGAACACCTGGTTCGACCCGTCCTGGAGGAAACGAATGCTGCTGACCCTCAAGAGCAACCGGGTGAAGTCCAACCGTGTCCACATGCTCCTCGGGCTCGCCCTTCAGTTCTGCCTCACCAGGAACAGCACTCTGGAGCCGGCCCTGTCTCTGTTTGTGAACCCCTTCGGCGGGAGCCATTCTGAAAGCTGGACCATGCCTATAGGCCAGCATGGGTACCCCGACTGGGAGCGGACCAAGCTGGACATCCCGTTGGACTGCTATAATTGGACGCTGACTCTAGGAAACAGATGGAAGAGCTTTTTCGAGACGGTTCATTTCTACCTGAGGAGTCGCATCAGGGACTCGGTGGCGGTGgcgggagcgggagcgggaggAAGCAGGAACGCCACCGTGTACTACGAGCCCCTGGAGGAGACGGAGCCGCCGAACAACGTCGGCTACATGAAAGTCAACAGCATGCAGCTGTTTGGATACAGCGTGCACTTTGACCCCGAGGCCATCCAGGACCTGATCCTGCAGATCGATTACCCGTACACTCAGGGATCGCAGGACTCggccctgctgcagctggtggagctgcgCCACAGGGTCAACCGCCTCTCGCCTCCAGGAGGCCCGCACGTGGACCTGTTCGCCTGCCTGCTTCGCCACAGGCTCAAACTGTCGAGCACGGACGTGACCAGGATACTCAGTGCCCTGCAGGCCTTCAGCGGCAGGCAACCCAACTATGTGGAGTACGAGGCAAACAAACTGTGTAGTTAG